One stretch of Glycine soja cultivar W05 chromosome 7, ASM419377v2, whole genome shotgun sequence DNA includes these proteins:
- the LOC114418954 gene encoding L-type lectin-domain containing receptor kinase IV.1-like yields the protein MSLKVVTVVFLLATIVVASDYTSFTYNGFQSSHLYLDGSAEFTTNGMVKLTNHTKQQKGHAFFPSPIVFKNTTNGSVFSFSTTFVFAIRSEFPNLSGHGIAFVVSPTKEVPHSLPSQYLGLFDDTNNGNNSNHVFGVELDTILNTEFGDINDNHVGIDVNELKSVKSASAGYYSDGGFKNLSLISGYPMQVWVEYDGLKKQIDVTLAPINVGKPERPLLSLNKDLSRILNSSMYVGFTSSTGSILSSHYVLGWSFKVNGKAQQLAISELPMLPRLVGKQESKVLIVGLPLILLILILMVALAVVHAIKRKKFVELLEDWEQDYGPHRFKYKDLSLATKGFREKELLGSGGFGRVYKGVMPISKIEVAVKKVSHESRQGMREFVAEIASIGRLRHRNLVPLLGYCRRKGELLLVYDYMPNGSLDKYLYNKPRVTLNWSQRFRITKGVASGLFYLHEEWEQVVLHRDIKASNVLLDAELNGRLGDFGLSRLYEHGTDPHTTHVVGTLGYLAPEHTRTGKATTSSDVFAFGAFMLEVVCGRRPIEQGRESGSEILVDWVYNCWKKGEILEARDPNLGANYRPDEVELVLKLALLCSHSEPLARPSMRQVVQYLEKDVPLPDLSMLSLSSIGLTFGLHEDFQDCPMSYPSSMDRPISHTSSIAESLLSGGR from the coding sequence atgtcTCTCAAGGTTGTAACAGTGGTGTTTTTGCTGGCAACAATAGTAGTAGCCAGTGATTACACTAGTTTCACCTATAATGGATTCCAATCTTCTCATTTGTACCTTGATGGCAGTGCTGAGTTCACCACCAATGGCATGGTTAAGCTCACCAATCACACCAAGCAACAAAAGGGTCATGCTTTCTTCCCAAGTCCAATAGTCTTCAAGAACACCACAAATGGAAGTGTGTTTTCTTTCTCCACCACTTTTGTTTTTGCCATAAGGTCTGAGTTTCCCAATTTGAGTGGCCATGGGATTGCCTTTGTGGTTTCTCCAACAAAAGAGGTTCCACATTCTCTTCCAAGCCAGTACCTTGGCCTCTTTGATGACACAAACAACGGCAACAACAGCAACCATGTTTTTGGGGTGGAGCTTGATACCATTCTGAACACCGAGTTTGGTGATATCAATgacaaccatgttgggattgaTGTCAATGAATTGAAGTCGGTTAAATCGGCTTCTGCAGGGTATTACAGTGATGGGGGGTTTAAGAATTTGAGTCTCATCAGTGGCTACCCAATGCAGGTTTGGGTGGAATATGATGGCCTAAAGAAGCAGATTGATGTTACTTTAGCTCCAATCAATGTCGGTAAACCGGAACGCCCTTTGTTATCATTGAACAAAGATCTTTCTCGAATTCTGAACAGCAGCATGTATGTTGGATTCACTTCTTCAACTGGGTCAATTCTAAGTTCTCATTATGTTTTGGGTTGGAGCTTTAAGGTGAATGGCAAGGCTCAACAACTTGCAATCTCTGAACTCCCCATGCTACCTAGACTAGTTGGTAAACAAGAGTCAAAGGTTCTCATAGTAGGGTTGCCTCTGATATTACTAATTTTGATTCTCATGGTGGCTCTAGCAGTGGTTCATGCCATCAAGAGGAAGAAGTTTGTGGAGCTGCTTGAAGATTGGGAGCAAGACTATGGTCCTCATAGGTTCAAGTACAAAGATCTTAGCCTAGCAACAAAGGGGTTCAGGGAGAAGGAGTTATTGGGGAGTGGTGGATTTGGTAGAGTCTACAAAGGGGTGATGCCAATTTCGAAGATTGAGGTTGCAGTGAAGAAGGTGTCACATGAATCAAGGCAAGGGATGAGGGAATTTGTGGCGGAAATCGCTAGCATTGGCCGTCTTAGGCACCGGAATCTGGTTCCCCTTCTCGGGTACTGCAGGCGCAAAGGAGAGTTGCTGTTGGTCTATGACTACATGCCAAATGGAAGCCTTGACAAGTATCTCTACAACAAACCAAGAGTGACCTTAAATTGGAGCCAGAGATTTAGAATCACCAAAGGGGTTGCTTCAGGTTTGTTTTATCTGCATGAGGAATGGGAGCAAGTTGTGCTCCACAGAGACATTAAGGCTAGCAATGTGCTACTTGATGCTGAATTGAATGGGAGATTAGGGGACTTTGGTCTTTCAAGGTTGTATGAACATGGAACTGACCCTCACACTACTCATGTGGTTGGAACTCTTGGTTATCTTGCACCTGAGCACACTAGAACAGGTAAGGCCACTACAAGCTCCGATGTGTTTGCTTTTGGTGCATTTATGCTAGAGGTTGTGTGTGGAAGGAGACCAATAGAGCAAGGAAGGGAATCCGGGAGCGAAATTCTGGTCGATTGGGTGTATAATTGTTGGAAAAAGGGTGAGATTCTCGAGGCAAGGGATCCAAACTTGGGCGCAAATTATAGGCCAGATGAGGTGGAATTGGTGTTGAAACTCGCCTTGTTGTGCTCACATTCTGAGCCTTTGGCTAGGCCAAGCATGCGCCAGGTTGTGCAATACTTGGAGAAAGATGTGCCTCTGCCAGATTTGTCTATGCTTAGCTTATCTTCAATTGGCTTAACTTTTGGTCTGCATGAAGACTTTCAGGACTGTCCAATGTCTTATCCTTCATCTATGGATAGGCCAATATCTCATACTTCTTCGATTGCTGAATCACTTCTCTCTGGGGGTCGTTGA